One genomic segment of Mycolicibacterium chubuense NBB4 includes these proteins:
- a CDS encoding TetR/AcrR family transcriptional regulator, which produces MPRPARYTADALLDAAADLLDAEGPAAVTMSAVARATGAPSGSVYHRFPTRAALCGQLWVRTEERLQDGLIAALSGTADAQQRCVAGALHIVAWCREHPVEAQILLAGPDALALPDWPEPLTGRRKRLQRKLRKALADIPDDASRVTAALIDVPYAIVRRHLRARQSIPAGADAIVADCARALISPS; this is translated from the coding sequence ATGCCGCGGCCCGCTCGCTACACCGCCGACGCCTTGCTCGACGCGGCGGCGGATCTGCTCGACGCCGAAGGGCCGGCGGCGGTCACCATGTCGGCGGTCGCCCGCGCCACCGGCGCGCCGAGCGGCTCGGTGTATCACCGGTTCCCGACGCGGGCGGCGCTGTGCGGCCAGTTGTGGGTCCGCACCGAAGAGCGGCTGCAGGACGGGCTGATTGCGGCGCTGTCGGGAACCGCCGATGCCCAGCAGCGATGTGTGGCGGGCGCACTGCACATCGTGGCGTGGTGCCGCGAGCACCCGGTCGAGGCGCAGATCCTGCTCGCCGGACCGGACGCACTCGCGCTGCCGGACTGGCCCGAACCGCTGACGGGCCGGCGGAAACGCTTGCAGCGCAAGCTCCGCAAGGCGCTCGCCGACATCCCCGACGACGCGTCGCGGGTCACCGCGGCACTGATCGACGTGCCCTATGCGATCGTGCGGCGGCACCTGCGGGCGCGTCAGTCGATCCCGGCCGGCGCCGACGCGATCGTCGCCGACTGCGCGCGGGCGCTCATCTCCCCGAGCTGA
- a CDS encoding NADH:flavin oxidoreductase, producing MTVPRDVFSPAKLGPITLRNRIIKAATFEASTPNALVTEDLITYHRLPAAGGVGMTTVAYCAVAPGGRTDGWQLWMRPEAVPGLRRLTEAIHAEGAAISAQIGHAGPVANARTNKAQALAPVRFFNPLSMRFAKKATHEDIDDVTQAHANAARLAIESGFDAVEIHLGHNYLASSFLSPLINRRDDEFGGSLENRAKVARGVVQAVKRAVGDQIAVTAKLNMSDGVRGGIPIEESLQTAKWLEEDGGLDALELTAGSSLLNPMFLFRGDAPVKEFAGAFTPPLRWGIRMTGKKFLREYPYHEAYLMRDAKKFRDELTMPLILLGGITNRETMDRAMAEGFDFVAMGRALLAEPDLLNRIQADSSVKSICDHCNLCMPTIYSHTYCVRTGSPSPVSSGR from the coding sequence ATGACAGTTCCCCGCGATGTGTTCAGTCCAGCCAAGCTCGGCCCGATCACGCTGCGCAATCGCATCATCAAGGCCGCGACGTTCGAGGCGTCGACGCCGAACGCTCTGGTCACCGAGGACCTGATCACCTACCACCGGCTGCCTGCCGCGGGCGGGGTCGGCATGACCACGGTCGCGTACTGCGCCGTCGCGCCGGGAGGACGCACCGACGGCTGGCAGCTGTGGATGCGTCCGGAGGCGGTGCCGGGCCTGCGCCGGCTGACCGAGGCGATCCACGCCGAGGGTGCGGCGATCAGTGCGCAGATCGGGCACGCGGGACCCGTCGCCAACGCGCGCACCAACAAGGCGCAGGCACTCGCGCCGGTGCGGTTCTTCAATCCGCTGTCGATGCGCTTCGCCAAGAAGGCCACCCACGAGGACATCGATGACGTGACCCAAGCCCACGCCAACGCCGCCCGGCTGGCCATCGAATCCGGTTTCGACGCCGTCGAGATCCACCTGGGCCACAACTATCTCGCCAGTTCCTTCCTGTCGCCGTTGATCAACCGGCGCGACGACGAGTTCGGCGGGTCACTGGAGAATCGCGCCAAGGTGGCCCGCGGCGTGGTTCAGGCGGTCAAACGCGCGGTCGGCGACCAGATCGCGGTGACGGCGAAGCTGAACATGTCCGACGGGGTGCGCGGCGGAATACCGATCGAGGAGTCGCTGCAGACCGCGAAGTGGCTCGAGGAGGACGGCGGCCTGGACGCGCTGGAGCTCACGGCGGGCAGCTCACTGCTGAACCCGATGTTCCTGTTCCGCGGCGACGCCCCGGTCAAGGAGTTCGCGGGCGCGTTCACGCCGCCGCTGCGGTGGGGCATCCGGATGACGGGCAAAAAGTTCCTGCGCGAGTACCCGTATCACGAGGCCTACCTGATGCGCGACGCCAAGAAGTTCCGCGACGAGTTGACGATGCCGCTGATCCTGCTCGGCGGGATCACCAACCGCGAGACGATGGATCGCGCGATGGCCGAGGGGTTCGACTTCGTCGCGATGGGGCGCGCGCTGCTGGCCGAACCCGACCTGCTGAACCGGATCCAGGCCGACAGCAGTGTCAAGTCGATCTGCGATCACTGCAACCTGTGCATGCCGACGATCTACAGCCACACCTACTGCGTGCGCACGGGCTCGCCGTCACCCGTCAGCTCGGGGAGATGA
- a CDS encoding bifunctional methylenetetrahydrofolate dehydrogenase/methenyltetrahydrofolate cyclohydrolase, with product MGAITLDGKATRDEIFVDLTERVAALTAAGRTPGLGTVLVGEDPGSQAYVRGKHADCAKVGINSIRRDLPADISQAELLDTLDELNANPDCTGYIVQLPLPKHLNENAALERVDPGKDADGLHPMNLGRLVLNEPAPLPCTPRGIVHLLRRYEVEIAGAHVVVIGRGVTVGRPLGLLLTRRSENATVTLCHTATRHLPQITREADIIVAAAGVPHMVTAEMVRPGAAVVDVGVSRDDAGKLVGDVAPDVWDVAGHVSPNPGGVGPLTRAFLLTNVVERAEALASS from the coding sequence GTGGGTGCGATCACTTTGGACGGCAAAGCCACGCGCGACGAGATCTTCGTCGACCTGACCGAGCGCGTCGCCGCGTTGACCGCGGCCGGACGGACGCCCGGTCTCGGCACTGTGCTGGTGGGTGAGGACCCCGGGTCGCAGGCCTACGTGCGGGGCAAGCACGCCGACTGCGCCAAGGTCGGCATCAACTCCATCCGCCGCGACCTCCCGGCCGACATCAGCCAGGCCGAACTGCTCGACACGCTCGACGAGCTCAACGCCAACCCGGACTGCACCGGCTACATCGTGCAGCTGCCGCTGCCGAAGCACCTCAACGAGAACGCCGCGCTCGAGCGCGTCGACCCGGGCAAGGACGCCGACGGACTGCATCCGATGAACCTCGGCCGGCTGGTGCTCAACGAGCCGGCGCCGCTGCCGTGCACGCCGCGCGGGATCGTCCATCTGCTGCGGCGCTACGAGGTGGAGATCGCCGGCGCGCACGTGGTCGTGATCGGCCGCGGCGTGACCGTGGGACGCCCGCTGGGGCTCCTGCTCACCCGCCGCTCCGAGAACGCCACCGTCACGCTGTGCCACACCGCCACCCGTCACCTCCCGCAGATCACCCGCGAGGCCGACATCATCGTCGCCGCGGCGGGCGTCCCGCACATGGTGACCGCGGAGATGGTGCGTCCCGGGGCGGCCGTCGTCGACGTCGGCGTGAGCCGGGACGACGCCGGCAAGCTGGTCGGCGACGTGGCGCCCGACGTGTGGGACGTGGCAGGCCACGTGTCGCCCAACCCGGGTGGCGTCGGGCCGCTGACGCGGGCCTTCCTGCTCACCAACGTCGTGGAGCGGGCCGAGGCACTGGCGTCGTCGTGA
- a CDS encoding DUF3017 domain-containing protein, with the protein MRAVTGRQVTRKVVARQWPILLVGLFLIAAFGLVAAGYWRRGALVMAIGVGVASGLRLTLSEDRVGLLAVRSRTIDVLTTALVSAAMLYIAWTIDPLGTS; encoded by the coding sequence GTGAGGGCCGTGACGGGCAGGCAGGTGACGCGCAAGGTCGTTGCGCGGCAGTGGCCGATCCTGCTCGTCGGACTGTTCCTGATCGCCGCGTTCGGGTTGGTGGCCGCGGGCTACTGGCGGCGCGGCGCACTCGTCATGGCCATCGGTGTCGGGGTGGCCTCGGGGCTGCGGCTGACGCTGTCGGAGGACCGCGTCGGCCTGCTCGCCGTCCGCAGCCGCACGATCGACGTCCTCACCACCGCGTTGGTCAGCGCGGCGATGCTCTACATCGCCTGGACCATCGATCCCCTGGGGACGAGCTAG
- a CDS encoding HNH endonuclease signature motif containing protein has translation MFDQCYADVAIDVLAPEIERAAREEAQTSARRLAAIAELVHRTVDEDDERSRCSFDSWDLTAARVATALKISQRRASGQMRIAVALRYRLPRVAALHWLGQLSFRLVSETTWRTHLVDSDELIALIDAALAEGVVKWGPLSNARLVGQIEAVIERFDPEALRRSKDIMRTRDLHVGSCDDPSEVVAVWGRLSALDAAVLDRRLTEMANAVCDADPRSMGERRADALGALGNGSDRLTCRCGSSECPANDSMTSSVVVRVIADQAAIDAARKLIATEDAEQREKRASAREAEPATDSESATESEHEDEAEPALESAPTGCEPAAAPEPAAESEPAPESAVEPKRVNGFQPVSENGPTDSGLAVLPSKGMVPTVLLAEALRGGAKVKPVWMPGPDPEPGYRPSARLAEFIRARDMFCRFPNCDVPADRCDIDHVVPYPFGPTHPSNLNCKCRKHHLMKTFCGGSDGWRDEQRSDATVIWTAPDGCTYTTRPGSRLFFPAWDVTTADLPPPAANAPLGPDRSVLMPRRRRTRAAEEKARIKALRAQNVSPPGQSV, from the coding sequence GTGTTCGATCAATGCTATGCCGACGTCGCCATCGACGTCCTGGCGCCTGAGATTGAACGCGCCGCGCGGGAGGAGGCGCAGACGAGTGCGCGCAGGCTCGCGGCGATCGCAGAGTTGGTGCACCGCACCGTCGACGAGGACGACGAGCGCAGCCGGTGTTCCTTCGATTCGTGGGACCTCACCGCGGCGCGAGTGGCTACCGCGTTGAAGATCAGTCAGCGGCGGGCGTCGGGGCAGATGCGCATCGCCGTCGCGTTGCGATACCGGCTTCCGCGGGTCGCTGCGCTGCACTGGCTGGGACAGTTGAGTTTTCGGCTGGTCTCTGAGACCACCTGGCGCACGCATCTGGTCGATAGCGACGAGTTGATCGCCTTGATCGACGCCGCGCTGGCCGAGGGCGTCGTGAAGTGGGGCCCGCTGTCGAATGCCAGGCTCGTCGGACAGATCGAGGCCGTGATCGAGCGGTTCGACCCGGAGGCGTTGCGGCGCAGCAAGGACATTATGCGGACGCGGGATCTGCACGTCGGATCCTGTGACGATCCGAGCGAGGTCGTCGCGGTGTGGGGGCGATTGTCGGCCCTCGATGCCGCGGTGCTGGATCGGCGGCTGACGGAGATGGCGAACGCGGTGTGCGACGCAGACCCGCGGTCGATGGGCGAGCGTCGTGCGGATGCTCTGGGCGCGTTGGGAAATGGCAGTGACCGCCTCACGTGCAGGTGCGGGTCGTCGGAGTGCCCCGCGAACGATTCCATGACGTCGAGCGTGGTGGTCCGGGTGATCGCCGACCAGGCCGCGATCGACGCGGCGAGGAAATTGATCGCCACCGAGGATGCCGAGCAGCGCGAAAAGCGCGCGTCTGCCCGCGAAGCTGAGCCTGCCACCGACTCCGAGTCGGCCACCGAATCCGAGCACGAGGACGAAGCGGAGCCTGCCCTCGAGTCCGCGCCGACGGGCTGCGAACCTGCGGCCGCCCCCGAACCTGCCGCCGAATCTGAGCCGGCCCCCGAGTCTGCCGTCGAACCCAAGCGCGTCAACGGATTTCAGCCCGTCTCCGAAAACGGGCCGACGGATTCAGGTTTGGCGGTGTTGCCGTCCAAGGGGATGGTACCGACGGTGTTGTTGGCCGAGGCCTTGCGCGGTGGGGCCAAGGTGAAGCCGGTGTGGATGCCGGGACCCGACCCCGAACCCGGTTACCGGCCCTCCGCGCGGCTCGCAGAGTTCATCCGGGCACGAGACATGTTCTGCCGGTTCCCGAACTGCGACGTACCCGCAGACCGCTGCGATATCGATCACGTGGTCCCGTACCCCTTCGGTCCGACGCACCCGTCGAACCTGAATTGCAAGTGCCGCAAGCATCATCTGATGAAGACGTTCTGCGGCGGCTCGGATGGCTGGCGGGATGAGCAGCGCTCGGATGCCACGGTGATCTGGACCGCGCCGGACGGCTGTACCTACACCACGCGCCCTGGTAGCCGACTGTTCTTTCCGGCCTGGGATGTGACCACGGCCGACCTTCCGCCACCCGCGGCCAACGCTCCACTCGGGCCCGACCGCTCGGTATTGATGCCTCGACGACGGCGCACCCGTGCCGCCGAGGAGAAAGCGCGCATCAAAGCTCTACGCGCGCAGAATGTTTCGCCACCCGGCCAGTCGGTCTAG
- a CDS encoding TetR family transcriptional regulator, with translation MTGLRERKKLDTRRALSDAALALAFERGLDNVTRDEIAARAGVSLRTFNNYFANKYEAVAYRQVERMRLSLDLFRQRPAGEPLWSAIEAAVIAPLEAEGAGGAVPTAQQRAVILDVLLTPESRVALSKQLFADWVAAIGERVGGDPAGDMYPRLVAGVIRAVSEAAMDAYATADPPVPFIDLLRRGFADVAAGLPEKGRRDG, from the coding sequence ATGACCGGTCTTCGCGAGCGCAAGAAGCTCGACACCCGGCGTGCGCTCAGCGACGCCGCGCTGGCACTGGCGTTCGAACGCGGCCTCGACAACGTCACGCGCGACGAGATCGCGGCCCGAGCCGGCGTCTCGCTGCGCACCTTCAACAACTACTTCGCCAACAAGTACGAGGCCGTCGCGTACCGGCAGGTCGAGCGAATGCGGCTGTCGCTCGACCTGTTTCGGCAACGCCCCGCCGGCGAACCGTTGTGGTCGGCGATCGAGGCGGCGGTGATCGCGCCGCTCGAGGCGGAGGGCGCCGGCGGCGCGGTGCCGACGGCTCAGCAGCGCGCCGTGATTCTCGACGTGCTGCTGACCCCGGAGTCGCGGGTGGCGTTGTCGAAACAGCTGTTCGCCGACTGGGTCGCCGCGATCGGTGAGCGCGTCGGCGGTGATCCCGCGGGCGACATGTATCCACGCCTGGTCGCCGGCGTCATCCGGGCGGTCAGCGAGGCGGCGATGGACGCGTACGCGACCGCCGACCCGCCGGTTCCGTTCATCGATTTGCTGCGCCGCGGGTTCGCCGATGTGGCCGCGGGCCTGCCCGAGAAGGGGCGCCGCGATGGATGA